GCCTACCTGGTCACCAGGGAGGTCTTCGACCTGCCCAGCTTCACCAAGGGCGTGGAGTCCCTGGACAACAAGGTCGACACCCGCACCCAGCTCGCCATGCTGCTGGAGTCGCGCAAGCTGGCCGAACGGGGCACCCGCTGGCTGCTCGGCAACCGGCGCCCGCCGCTCGATCTGGCCGGATCGGTGAGCTTCTTCGTGAAGGGCGTCAACGGCCTGCTCACCCACCTGCCGAAGATGCTGACCGGGCCCGACCTGGCCGCCTACGAGGACCGTCGCGACAGCTTCATCGCCCGTGGCGTGCCCGCGGAGCTGGCCGAGCGGGCCGCGGCCATGGTGCCCGCCTACTCCACCTTCGACCTGGTGGAGATCTCCTCGCTCACGGGCCGTCCGGTCAACGAGGTCGCCGAGGTCTACTTCGACCTCGCCGACCGGCTCCAGCTCGCGAGGCTGCGGGAGCGCGTCATCGCGCTGCCGCGCGACAACCGCTGGAACTCCATGGCGCGCTCGTCGCTGCGCGACGACCTCTACTCGGCGCACGCCTCGCTCACGCGTGACGTGCTGGCCCACAGCTCGCCGGGGAGCTCGCCGGAGGAGCGGCTGGCCACGTGGACCGAGGGCAACTCGGCGGCGGTCTCCAGGGCCCGCCAGACGCTGTCGGAGATCTGGGAGAGCGACAACTTCGACCTCGCGACGCTGTCGGTGGCCCTCCGCGCGATCCGCACCCTGGTCGCCACCAGCAACCTGCCCCACACGGAGCGGTAACGAGCCGCCGCCCGGGACGCACCACCCGCGTCCCGGGTTTCCGGGGCCTAGCTATTCAAGTTTGACCAGTAGCGCGGGGAGGGCTAGCCTGAATGCCCAGTAGTCAAATTTGACCACTAGTCCCGGGAGGGTGTGTGGCAGGTCGGGAGCAAGCGATCATCGCGGAAGGACTCCGGAAGACCTACGGCGCGAAGAAGGCCCTGAACGGCCTGAACATGACTGTGCCGAGCGGCACGGTGCACGGCGTGCTCGGCCCCAACGGCGCCGGCAAGACGACGTTCGTCCGCACCCTCGCCACCCTGCTGCGGGTGGAGGGCGGGCGGGCGCAGGTGGCCGGGATCGACGTCGCCCGGCACCCGGACGAGGTGCGCAGGCGGATCGGACTGCTCGGACAGGCCGCCGCGCTGGACGAGGACCTGTCGGGCCGGCAGAACCTCGAGCTGTTCGGCCGCCTCCACCACCTCGGCGCGCGCCGGGCGGCCGCTCGGGCCGGCGAGCTGCTGGAGCGGTTCGGTCTCGCCGACACCGGCCGCAAACCCGTCAAGGCCTACAGCGGCGGCATGCGGCGCCGTCTCGACCTGGCGGTCTCGCTCATTATCCACCCGCAGATCCTGTTCCTGGACGAGCCGACCGCGGGCCTGGACCCGCGGGGCCGTACCGAGGTGTGGAACGCGGTGCGCTCGCTGGTCGGGGGCGGCACGACCGTCCTGCTGACCACCCAGTACCTGGAGGAGGCCGACCAGCTCGCCGACCGGATCTCGCTGATCGACAGCGGCCGGGTGATCGCCGACGGCACCGCCGACGAGCTCAAGGCGAAGGTGGGCGGCGACCGGATCGAGGTGGTCGTGCACGACGCGGGACAGGTGGCGGCCGCGGCCGCCGTGCTGGCCGGGATCCCCGGCGTCGGGGCGGTGGACCGCGACGAGGACGGCCGCAGGGTCAGCGCGCCGGTCGCCGACCGGATGGGCGCGCTGACCCGCGTCGTGCGCACGCTGGAGGACGCCGGCATCGAGGTCGAGGACCTGGCGGTGCGGCGCCCGACTCTGGACGAGGTGTTCATGCAGTTGACCGGCGGCGACCACGAGGAGGAGTCCGCATGACGACGACCGCGGTGCCGGCGCGGCCCACCGGAGGGGGCGCCGGCTGGTGGCTGGCCGACTCCTGGACCATGACGCGGCGTGAGCTGGCCCGCTGGGCGCGCCAGCCCGCGCGGGTGGCGATCGGCCTGACCTTCCCGGTGATGATGCTGGTGATGTTCGCCTACTTCATCGGCGGCGGCATGCGGGTCGCCGGGGGCGGCGACTACAAGGAGTTCCTGGTTCCCGGCATGCTCGTGCTCACCATGGCCTTCGGTCTTGAAGGCACGATGACCGCGATCACCCAGGACCTCAACAAGGGCGTCATCGACCGCTTCCGCTCCATGCCCATGGCGCCGTCGGCGGTCCTGGTCGGCCGCAGCCTCGCGGACATGCTCGAATCGGTGGTCAGCGTGCTGATCGTGATCGGCGCCGGCCTCGCGATCGGCTGGCGCTGGCACGGCTCCTTCGCCGCGGCCCTCGGCGCGGTCGGTCTGCTGCTCCTGCTGCGCTTCGCGATGCTGTGGTGCGGCATCTGGCTTGGGCTGATCGTCGGCAGGCCCGAACTGATCATGGCCGTGCAGATCCTCGTCTGGCCCGTCGCCTTCAGCTCCAGCGCCTTCGCCTCGCCCGAGTTCATGCCCGGCTGGCTCGGGGCGATCGCCGAATGGAACCCGATGACGGCCTCCGCCACCGCGGTACGCGACCTGTTCGGCAACCCCGGCGTGGCGGGCGCCTCCTGGGCCGCGCAGCACGCCCACCTGCTGGCCGTGGCGTGGCCCCTCCTCCTGCTCGCGATCGCCTTCCCTCTGGCGGCGGCCCGCTTCCGCGGACTCAGCCGCTGAGCCGGCCGTCGGCCCCGATACCGGGCGGCCGGCCCGCCCGGTTCCGGTCCGGTGAGATCAGGCCTCCCGCGGGTGCTCGTGCTCCTCGGCGAGCACCCCCGCGAACCGGTCGCCACCCTCATCGGCGAAGACGTACGCCCCGCCCTCGATCCGCTCGATCAGCCCACGCGTCCACTCCGCGCCGACATCTGACGAGTGCACCCACATGTGCATGATCTCGCCGATGTGCCCCCACTGCCCAGGGCCGTCCTCCGGCCTGTAGTGCTCGGTCACCGACCGCCGCCACTCCTCGAGGCCCTTGAGACGCTGCTTCAGCAGGGCGACGGCCTCCTCCCGCGGCAGGTCGACGATGAAGCCGATGCCGGCCGAGAGCAGATCCATCTTGTCGCGCGTGGTGAGCGCCTCGCGCAGCAGCGTGAAGTACTCGGCGGTGCCCTTCTCCGTGACCTCGTACTCGGTTCTCGGCGGGCCGCCGGCCGTGCTGGGCGCCGTCTCGTAGGCGTGCAGGAATCCCTGCTTCGCCATCTGCTTCAGCGCGTGGTAGATCGAACCGGGTTTGGTGTTCGACCACTCGTCGGCGCCCCAGAACTCGAGGTCGTTGCGCACCTGATAGCCGTGGGCCCGCCCGTGCAGCCGCACCGCGCCCAGAACCAGCAACCGGATCGCCGACATCCACGCACTCCTTTCTATTCAACTTTGACTAGCCTATGTCGCGTCAGCGCGCCAAGCCTGATCAGCCGCGCGGGTTACTCGCCGCTGGCCTTGGTGATGGAGCCGTCGTAGGCGATCACCGTGGCCGCCGAGGCGGGCGGGACCGTGGCGACGTACTGGTGCGTCTCGTAGATCTTCATGTTGTCCCTGTACTGGTCCTTGCCCAGGGCCCAGCGCCCTTCGGGCGGGACCGGCAGGAACGGGCTGATGGACACCACGCTGGCCATCGAGGTCGTCCTGAGCAGGGAGTACTGCACGAGCGCGCCGCCGTCGACCGTGCGCAGCGCGTAGACGGGGTAGTCGGCCGCGCTGAAGATCGAGTCGTAGCTGAAGCCCTCCTTCCTGAACGCGGTGCGGTTGTCGGCGATCTCCGCGGCGGTCTCGG
This window of the Nonomuraea africana genome carries:
- a CDS encoding ATP-binding cassette domain-containing protein, which encodes MAGREQAIIAEGLRKTYGAKKALNGLNMTVPSGTVHGVLGPNGAGKTTFVRTLATLLRVEGGRAQVAGIDVARHPDEVRRRIGLLGQAAALDEDLSGRQNLELFGRLHHLGARRAAARAGELLERFGLADTGRKPVKAYSGGMRRRLDLAVSLIIHPQILFLDEPTAGLDPRGRTEVWNAVRSLVGGGTTVLLTTQYLEEADQLADRISLIDSGRVIADGTADELKAKVGGDRIEVVVHDAGQVAAAAAVLAGIPGVGAVDRDEDGRRVSAPVADRMGALTRVVRTLEDAGIEVEDLAVRRPTLDEVFMQLTGGDHEEESA
- a CDS encoding ABC transporter permease, which translates into the protein MTTTAVPARPTGGGAGWWLADSWTMTRRELARWARQPARVAIGLTFPVMMLVMFAYFIGGGMRVAGGGDYKEFLVPGMLVLTMAFGLEGTMTAITQDLNKGVIDRFRSMPMAPSAVLVGRSLADMLESVVSVLIVIGAGLAIGWRWHGSFAAALGAVGLLLLLRFAMLWCGIWLGLIVGRPELIMAVQILVWPVAFSSSAFASPEFMPGWLGAIAEWNPMTASATAVRDLFGNPGVAGASWAAQHAHLLAVAWPLLLLAIAFPLAAARFRGLSR
- a CDS encoding PadR family transcriptional regulator, with the translated sequence MSAIRLLVLGAVRLHGRAHGYQVRNDLEFWGADEWSNTKPGSIYHALKQMAKQGFLHAYETAPSTAGGPPRTEYEVTEKGTAEYFTLLREALTTRDKMDLLSAGIGFIVDLPREEAVALLKQRLKGLEEWRRSVTEHYRPEDGPGQWGHIGEIMHMWVHSSDVGAEWTRGLIERIEGGAYVFADEGGDRFAGVLAEEHEHPREA